CCGGCGGCTTTTACGATTCTCAACACGCCCGGGCGCCTGAATGCCCTCGCCAAGCGTCCGTGGGACGGCTTTCGCGCGGCGGCCGTGCCTCTTCCCAAGGCGAAGGCGCGCAAATAAAGCGCGTCATCCCTTGCGCTTGCCGGACTTTTCGCCCGCAATGCTCCGGCGCAGCGCTTCCATGATGTCGACCACATTGTCGCCGTCCCCCTCCTTCGGCGCGGGAGCGGCCTTGGAGGGCTTGCGCGGCTTTTTGGTCTTCTTGCCGGCGATAATGTCCAAGAGCTTGGCCTGCACGGGATCAGAGACGAAATCCGGGCTCCAGTCGCGGGTGCGTTCGTCAATCAGCGCCGTCATGAGTTTCATGGCCTTGGCGTCCGGGGAGGCCTTGCCGATGGCATCGAACACCTCCTGCGGGTCGCGCACCTCGTCGCCATAGCGCAAGGTCCACACCACAATCCCGCCCTCGCGCGGGGCGAGCATCACCGCATGCTCGCGGCCATGGAGGATGAGGCGGGAAATGCCCACTTGGCCGGTGGCGTCCATGGCATCGCGGATGACGCAATAGGCTTCCTCGCCCACTTTGCCGTCGGGGGTGAGGAAATGGGGGCGGTCGAGAAAGATCCAGCCGATGCTGTCGGCGGGCACGAACATCTCGATGTCGAGGGTGCGCCTATTCTCCAGCGCCACGGCTTCCAGCTCCTCGTCCTCCACGATCACATGGCTGTCCTCGCCGGTGCGATAGCCGCGCGCGAGGCCGTCATCTTCCACCACCTTGCCCGACACTGCGTCCACATACT
This genomic interval from Aquabacter sp. L1I39 contains the following:
- the ku gene encoding non-homologous end joining protein Ku; this encodes MAPRTFWKGYLKLSLVTCPVAMTPATTESAKVRFHTLNRATGNRVVSEYVDAVSGKVVEDDGLARGYRTGEDSHVIVEDEELEAVALENRRTLDIEMFVPADSIGWIFLDRPHFLTPDGKVGEEAYCVIRDAMDATGQVGISRLILHGREHAVMLAPREGGIVVWTLRYGDEVRDPQEVFDAIGKASPDAKAMKLMTALIDERTRDWSPDFVSDPVQAKLLDIIAGKKTKKPRKPSKAAPAPKEGDGDNVVDIMEALRRSIAGEKSGKRKG